CGAGGTCGTGCCACCGGAGACGCTGTTCACCGGCGAAGTGAAGGGCTGGGGCGATGACCTCTACGCCAAGGTGTCGACGCGGGAAGCGGCGAAGGCCTGAGACGAGGCGCAAAAAAACGCGCGGTGTTGCCACCGCGCGCTTCTGCTTTCCATCCGCTGGCGGACTATTTGCGCCAGATCGCGGCGAGGGACGGGTCTTCGACGCCGCCTTCGTACTTGCGCAGTTCGTTGCGGCCGACGACCATGTGGTGGACTTCGTCCGGGCCATCCGCGAGGCGCAGGGTGCGCTGGCTGGCATACATGCGGGCGAGCGGGGTCCATTGCGAGACGCCGGTGGCGCCGTGGATCTGGATCGCGTCGTCGATGATCTTGCAGACGCGCTCCGGCACCATGGCTTTCACCATCGAGATCCAGATGCGGGCTTCCTTGTTGCCGAGGACGTCCATCGCCTTGGCAGCTTTCAGCACCATCATGCGCATCGCTTCGATCTCGATACGCGCGCGGCTGATGATCTCGGTATTGCCGCCGAGTTTCGCCAGCGGGCGGCCGAAGGCTTCACGGCTGAGGCCGCGGATGCACATCAGGTCAAGCGCGCGCTCGGCCTGGCCGATGGAGCGCATGCAGTGGTGGATACGGCCCGGGCCGAGGCGGACCTGGGAAATCTCGAAGCCGCGGCCTTCGCCGAGCAGCATGTTTTCCTTCGGCACACGGACGTTCTCGAAGCGCAGGTGCATGTGGCCGTGCGGGGCATCGGGCTCACCGAACACGTGCATCGGGCCGACGATGGTGACACCCGGATGCGGCAGCGGGACGAGGATCTGCGACTGCTGGCGGTTGACGTCCGGCCCGTTATTGGAGCGGCACATCACGATCATGATCTTGCAGCGCGGATCGCCGGCGCCGGAGGCATAATACTTTTCGCCGTTCAGCACATATTCGTCGCCGTCGAGTTCGCACTTCATCGAGACGTTCTTGGCGTCCGACGAAGCCATGTGCGGCTCGGTCATCACATAGGCCGAGCGGATCTTGCCTTCGAGCAGCGGCTTCAGCCACTTCTCTTTCTGGGCCGGCGTGCCGACGCGCTCGAGCACTTCCATGTTGCCGGTGTCGGGGGCCGAGCAGTTCATGGTTTCGGAGGCCATCGGGTTCTTGCCGAGTTCGGCGGCGATGTAGGCATAGTCGAGGTTCGACAGGCCTTCGCCGGTTTCGGCGTCCGGCAGGAAGAAGTTCCAGAGGCCCTGCTTCTTGGCTTCGTCCTTGGCTTTCTCGAGGCACTCGAGCTGGCCGGGCGCGTAGCTCCAGATGTTCGGATTGCCTTCGCCGAGGCGGTGGAACTCGACGCTCATCGGGTTCACGACTTCGGCAATGAATTTCACGACATGGTCGTAGAGGGGGCGCACCCCTTCCGACATCCGCAGGTCGTTCAGGTCGGCGGGCTCGGCGCCGGTGCGTTGAGTGTCAGGCATGGGTCTGTTTCCTCTCCCAAGGTTCACGTTTTTTGCTGTGGCTGCCGGCCACGCTAGCTGAGGCGCCGGGGTGGGCGCAAATTCTTTCTGGCTCTCGCGGCGCCGCAGAGACTCGGCTAAGGCGCGAGGGATGAGCACCTTTGCGGCCATCCTGATCCTTGCCACGGTCCTTGTGTCGGCCTTCATCTCCGGCATTTTCGGGATGGTCGGCGGGCTGATCCTGATGGGCGTGCTGGCCGCCACGCTTCCCGTTGCGACCGCCATGGTCGTCCACGGCACCATCCAGATGGTCTCCAACGGCTACCGGGCGATCCTCTGGCGCAAGTATATCAACTGGCGCGTCTTTGCCCGGTACGCGGCCGGGTCGCTGGCTGCCCTGCTGCTGCTGGTCAGCGTCGCCTGGCGTCCGCAGGCGCAGGTCGTCTACATCCTGCTGGGCCTGACCTCGATGCTCGTCTGGCTGCCGCGGCGCTGGGTCCGGCTGGACATACTCCACCGTGGCCAGGCGGAACTGGCGGGTTTTGCCGTGCAGGCCCTGAATACGCTGGGCGGTGTAGCGGGCCCGCTGCTCGACATCTTTTTTGTCAAGACCGACATGGACCGGCGCGCGATCGTCGCGACCAAGGCCGTGACGCAGGTTCTGGCCCATCTTGTGAAGATTGCGTTCTGGAGCTTTCCCGTGATTGCCGCTGCCGGGGCGAGCGCCTTCCCGCCGGCCTGGTTCTTTGTCCTTGCGGTCCCGCTCTCGATGCTCGGCACGACTCTCGGCGGCAAGCTGCTCGAGCGCATGAGTGATGTCGACTTCAAGCGGGAGATGAAATGGCTGGTC
The genomic region above belongs to Acidobacteriota bacterium and contains:
- a CDS encoding TSUP family transporter; translation: MSTFAAILILATVLVSAFISGIFGMVGGLILMGVLAATLPVATAMVVHGTIQMVSNGYRAILWRKYINWRVFARYAAGSLAALLLLVSVAWRPQAQVVYILLGLTSMLVWLPRRWVRLDILHRGQAELAGFAVQALNTLGGVAGPLLDIFFVKTDMDRRAIVATKAVTQVLAHLVKIAFWSFPVIAAAGASAFPPAWFFVLAVPLSMLGTTLGGKLLERMSDVDFKREMKWLVTAIGAAMLLKAAGWL
- a CDS encoding acyl-CoA dehydrogenase family protein, producing MPDTQRTGAEPADLNDLRMSEGVRPLYDHVVKFIAEVVNPMSVEFHRLGEGNPNIWSYAPGQLECLEKAKDEAKKQGLWNFFLPDAETGEGLSNLDYAYIAAELGKNPMASETMNCSAPDTGNMEVLERVGTPAQKEKWLKPLLEGKIRSAYVMTEPHMASSDAKNVSMKCELDGDEYVLNGEKYYASGAGDPRCKIMIVMCRSNNGPDVNRQQSQILVPLPHPGVTIVGPMHVFGEPDAPHGHMHLRFENVRVPKENMLLGEGRGFEISQVRLGPGRIHHCMRSIGQAERALDLMCIRGLSREAFGRPLAKLGGNTEIISRARIEIEAMRMMVLKAAKAMDVLGNKEARIWISMVKAMVPERVCKIIDDAIQIHGATGVSQWTPLARMYASQRTLRLADGPDEVHHMVVGRNELRKYEGGVEDPSLAAIWRK